Proteins from a single region of Phycisphaeraceae bacterium D3-23:
- a CDS encoding PQQ-dependent sugar dehydrogenase: protein MHRSILTAVFALLLATPLAAQHGVATDVAFENLRFDRPLYLCHPGDGTDRVVVAEQSGRVFIFDNDPGAEQDDMHIMIDLRDITIAPGHRGQNEEGLLGVAFHPDFAENGQVFLHYSAARPKRNVLSRFTVMDDGETIDPESEDVILEQRQPFWNHNGGMIDFGPDGYLYIALGDGGAGGDTLKAGQDLSTLLAKILRIDVDQTDEARGTNYAIPEDNPFVDNEDARPEIWAYGLRNVWRFSFDREDGTLWAGDVGQGAWEEINIIRGGYNYGWRIREGRHDFDANDRKEDTGLLVDPLVEHPRSEAMSITGGYVYRGSAIPQIDGYYLYGDYERGNLWMIQFDGRRVRQQLELGQVDKPASFGEDRDGEVYICSFNGLIYKFVAGD from the coding sequence ATGCACCGTTCTATTCTGACTGCCGTATTCGCCCTGCTATTGGCCACGCCGCTCGCAGCCCAGCACGGCGTGGCGACCGATGTCGCGTTCGAGAACCTGCGGTTTGATCGGCCTCTCTACCTCTGCCACCCCGGCGACGGGACGGACCGCGTTGTGGTCGCCGAGCAGTCGGGCCGGGTCTTTATCTTCGACAACGACCCCGGCGCGGAGCAGGACGACATGCACATCATGATCGATCTGCGCGACATCACCATCGCGCCGGGCCACCGCGGGCAGAACGAAGAGGGCCTGCTGGGCGTCGCCTTCCACCCCGACTTCGCCGAGAACGGGCAGGTGTTTTTGCACTACTCCGCCGCCCGGCCCAAGCGCAACGTGCTGTCGCGCTTTACCGTGATGGACGACGGCGAGACGATCGACCCCGAGTCGGAAGACGTCATCCTCGAGCAGCGTCAGCCGTTCTGGAACCACAACGGCGGGATGATCGACTTCGGGCCGGATGGCTACCTCTACATCGCGCTGGGCGACGGCGGCGCGGGCGGTGACACACTCAAGGCCGGTCAAGACCTCTCCACCCTGCTCGCCAAGATCCTGCGCATCGACGTCGACCAGACCGACGAAGCACGCGGGACGAACTACGCGATCCCCGAAGACAACCCTTTCGTTGACAACGAAGACGCCCGGCCCGAGATCTGGGCGTACGGCCTGCGCAATGTCTGGCGCTTCAGCTTCGACCGTGAGGACGGCACGCTCTGGGCCGGCGACGTCGGGCAAGGCGCGTGGGAAGAGATCAATATCATCCGCGGTGGGTACAACTACGGCTGGCGCATCCGCGAAGGCCGACACGACTTCGACGCCAACGACCGCAAGGAAGACACGGGCCTGCTCGTCGACCCGCTGGTCGAACACCCGCGCAGCGAAGCGATGTCCATCACCGGCGGCTACGTCTACCGCGGCTCTGCCATCCCGCAGATCGACGGCTACTACCTCTATGGCGACTACGAGCGCGGCAACCTCTGGATGATCCAGTTCGACGGCCGCCGCGTCCGCCAACAACTCGAACTAGGCCAGGTCGACAAGCCCGCATCGTTCGGCGAAGACCGCGACGGCGAGGTGTACATCTGCTCGTTCAATGGGCTGATCTACAAGTTTGTGGCGGGGGATTGA